The Syntrophorhabdaceae bacterium genomic interval AATATCACATACCTCCGCAGGTCAAACACTATGGAAACAGCAGATAATAATCCCCTCGTGTCGATCGTTATCCCCACCTACAACTATGCAAACTATCTGCCGGCAGCGATCACTTCGTGTCTTCAGCAGACATACAAAAACCTCGAGATCATCGTTGTCGACGACGGTTCAACGGATAATACCCGCGCGGTCGTTGAAGGGTTTCGTGACAGCGTCCGGTACATCCGTCAGGACAACCGTGGCGTCTCGTCGGCAAGGAACAGAGGGCTTGAGGGAGCACAAGGCAGCTTCATCACCTTCCTTGATGCCGACGATGCCCTGACGACAGACTCTATCGAGATGCGGGTCCTGATCCTTACCGAAAACAAAGACGCTGACTTTGTTATCAGTTCCACCCTTTCCAAACACGCTCCCGATGAGACGCCGTACCTCCATGATAAAACGGGACAAAGCTTTTTTTCAGAAAGGTTGTACGAAGACCTTCTTTGCAGGCGCATCTCCTTTGCCACCTGCGCGGTCCTCATGCGCACCGTCGTCGCGAAGGCGTTCGCTTTTCCTACGCACATATCGAACGGCGAGGATATCGTCTATTTCACCAAGGTCTTTTTTCAGAGAAAGGGCTATTTCCTTGCCACGCCTACGGCCATCACCTTCAGCCATCCTGACAGCCTCCGTCATAATGTCGAACAACTGAAAAGACAGGGTATCGATTTTGTAACGGCTGTTATCGACGATCTTTATTATAAAGGAGCCCTCGACTACCTCCGCAACGACCTCATCGCCAACCGCTATATGGAGCTCTTCAGGAGATACTACGCGTCAGGCGACAAGAGGCTTGCCAGAGAGTGTTACATAAAAGGGATCAGAACAAAACCCGGCAAGCTGTCCAGGATAGATTATCTCGTAAAGTTTATAAAGATGTATTTCTGATAGCGGTCAGCTATTAGCAGCTAAATAATAGCTCGTAGAAAATCGTATATTGTAGTTCGTATATCGTAGACCGAAAGAGGCCTTAGATGCTGCTTTTGCAGTCCACTATATACGATATACTATCGACTATCGACTGGCTTTCTGCTATTCACTATCGACTATTTACTGCCTTTACCCCGTTTTGAGTCTGCGGCTTCTTTACATATCCTTTCCATCGCCGCTGCGTTTTTTTCGATAGTAAAGTCTTCAAGCTTCGCCCGGGCGGCTGCACCCATGGAGCGCATGCGATCCCTGTCCAGCAATGCCTTTATTGCCGATGCGAGGCTCGCGACATCCCGTGGTTCGTCAATGACATAGCCTTCGTTTTCAGAGATGAGGGTCGCCGCGCCGTTCCACTTCGTTGTGATCGTCGGAAGCCCCGATGCCATAGACTCCATCGTTGTCAGTGAACAGGCGTCATAGAAGGTAGGATGCACAAGTATATGGGCATCCCGGTAGACATTCTCCGGCGAAGAAGATTCTCCGAGAAAGGTCACATTGTTCGCTATGTTCAATGCGTCTATCATTTTTATATATCTTTCTTTTCTCCCCCTGCCCATGACAATGAGGCGGAAGTCTTTTGTCTCTTTTGAAACCTCACCGAGCGCAGAAAGCAGCGGGGAAAGCCCTTTTAGCCTGAAATTCCCTGCTGAGAAGAGTATCCTCGGGGGACCATCAGGTATCACTGCTGCCGGCCTGAAGCGTTCCGTATCCACGCCATTGTACACAACGTCTATGCTGTCATCGGCCAGATTATAATGTCCGGCCATATGCCCTTTTATCATATCGGAGATGGCAACGATCCTGGAATATCTCCTGCTCCTGATAGGGAATTCTTCTATCCAGCGTTGTATCATCTGGTTGATGCTTCTGCGCAGAAGGAACGCCTTCAAGGAACGCTCCTTCGGATCGTCGTAACTTGCGATCTCCCTCTCCATCCAGATACGCTGTATGCCACCGTGGCTCTGGTATACATCGAGATCGAGGGTATTGCCGAAACCGAGCATTACATCAAGGTTAAAGAGCCTGACGTACTTCCTGTGGTTCAGCGCGAACGATAGGGTCCTGAGCCAGCGCGGGAACGGCATTGTGTTGAACCTCACCAGGGTGATCCCCGGCACCTCTATCCCCATCGAGCAGAAGATAAAGATCTCATGCCCTCTCCGGCTCAGGATCGTGGCGAGGTCATATGCATATCGTTCTGCGCCGCCTTTCTTCGGATTAAAATTATAGACCGCTATACCTATCTTCATGGTGTTACGTTCAGTTTAGGAGAATTTTTTCTTTTCCCCATAAGCATAAGCCTTTCATAAAAATCTTTCAGTTGTCCGGCCTGCGCCCGGTAATCCCATTTCTCCCTGGCTATTCTCGCTGCATTGGCCCCAAAGGTCTTTCTCATACCCTCGTCCCAGAGGAGGGTTTCCATCTTCTTCGAAAGGTCATCTGCATCCCAGGTCGTAATAAAACCTGTTTTCCCGTTATCGACAAGCTCCGGGAGCATGCCCGCATCTGAGACTATGGCAGGTCTTCCCATGCCCATGACCTCCCGCAGCGCCCTCGCCGAGCCGTCACTCCCCGCCCTCATCATCACAAAGATATCGAAGGTCGCGATAACGGAAAAATAGTCCTCCACCCTGTACCCCGCAAGGATAACATCCTGCTCAAGGCCAAGCTCTGCCAGCGGCCTTTTTATACTCTTCTCTATCTGAGAACTCCTGCCCATGATAAGGAGCTTGACCTTGCCCTGACGGTCTTTCAACTTCTTAAACGCCCTGAGTATGATGTCGTACCCACGGTCAGGCTTGAGGCGCCCGATAACACCGATGACCCTCTCGTCCGGTTTTATGCCGAAAACATTCCGCATTTTTTTTACAGGACCCTCATATGCCCTTATCGCGGGCGGAACAGCGGATGTCCTTGCGTCGGGGAAATCGAATCTTTTTATATCCTGCTTCCGCAGTTTTTCGCTGTACGTTACGATACCGTCCGTCTTACGGAGCGCCCAGGACATAAAAAGATTATCCGGCATACCGTCTCTCTTGTGGTCTGTCCGTATTATCAGGGGCCGCGTACCAGCGAAAAGCGTCGAAATAACGGCGGTGTAATGGTCGTGGGAAAGGTTCGTATGGATAATATCGACATTTTCCCTGCTGACATAATCTTTTAAATGCTGCATATCGTGGTACCAGTCCCGAAAAGAAAAATACCTGTTCAGTCTCAGCCCCTCATAATACCGTATTGCCCTCTGTTTTACCTGCTTTTCAACGGTCCTCTCGTGAAACTCAAGGGGAGTTTTCCGATATGCAAGGGTTACGTCGACCCCCTGGACGTTCAGTGCTTCACAGAGCGAAACTACAGGTTCAGCCGGTCCCGTCCACTTCCAGTCACTAAATAATTGGAGGATTTTCATAGACCGTAAAATCCCCGTATGCACTTGCACACATGGATTATCTCGTCCTGTTTCAACGTTGGGTACATAGGCAGCGAAATAATCTCCCTGGCAACCTGTTCTGCGTTGGTGAAAGACCCTTCCTTGAAACCGAGACTGCTGTATGCGCCCTGGAGATGTATCGGCGTAGGGTAATGGATAAGCGTCATGACGCCATTGTCGCTTAAGTACTGACGAAGACTGTCGCGCTCCTTCGACCTCACAACGTAAAGATGGTATACGTGACGCGCCCAGGAAGCCTCTGTGGGGAGAATGAGCGGTGAGTTCTCAAGTTCCTTCCGGTACAACCATGCATTGTGTCGCCTTTTTTCATTCCAGTAATCGAGTTGTTTCAATTTATATTTAAGGAATGCTGCCTGGACCTCATCAAGTCTCGAATTGAAACCCTCTATCGCGTGGACATGCTTATCCGTCTGGCCATAGTTCCTGAGCATCATAGCCCTCCGGTATATCTCTTCGGAATCAGTAACAACAATACCCCCATCTCCATAACAACCGAGGTTCTTGGTGGGATAGAAGCTGAAGGCAGCGACATCACCAAAACTACCCACCTTCTTCTCTTTGTACAGCGCCCCGTGGGCCTGACAGGCATCTTCCATGACCTTCACGCCATAGGTTTTACAGACCCTCATTATCTCATCCATTCTGCACGGGTGGCCGTACAGGTGGACGGGTATGCAGAGCTTGATGTCCTTTTCCCTTTTTAAAAGGTCTTCCAGCTTTTCGGGGTCTATGTTGTACGTCTCAAGTTCAATATCACAGAAGAGCGGGACCAGACCTTGCATAGAGAGCGCCATTGCGGAAGCGACATACGTGTTAGGGGTTGTTACAAACTTATCCCCTGCCTTCAGATCAAGGGCAAGACCGCCGATACGGATTGCGTCGGTGCCGTTTCCAACACCTATTGCGTATTTTACCCCGATATATGAAGCGAAAGACTCTTCCAGGGCCTTCACCTCTTTTCCCTGTATAAACTCACCATCCGACAGGACATCCTCAAAGATCCTGAGCAGGTCTTTTTTTATGTCCTCGTGGTCTCGTTCCAGATTAAACATCTTTACGATCATAATTGCATTCCCCTTGTTGAATCCGTCAGACGTGAGCCGAGGAAGCCCGGCCCACTGATAGTATATCGTATATCGTATTTCGTATATCGTATATCGAGATTCTCAAAAGGACTTTCGGCAAGGCCCCTGCGGGGCAGTTGAGCGTTCGGAGTTCGAAGTAAAAACCAAATGTAAAAGGCTGTACTAACCCGGGTATTCCGCTTTCTGCTCCTCTCACCCTCTCATCCTCTGCTCTCCTGATTTTCATCGTCCCTCGTCCTAGCGCAGCGGACGTCCCTCGTCCCTCGTTCTTCATCGCCAGTATTCCTTTTTATATTTCTTGTAGTACGCCACGGTCTTGCGGATCCCCTCATCCAGAGATGTTTTCGGTTCCCATTTGACTATCTTTTTTATGTGGCTGATGTCCGCGTAGTAATCCCCGGGCTCAACCTCTTTTCTTTCCCGGGTAAATTCAGTAAATTTTGTCTTTCCTGTCCCTGTAATCTTGACAATTGTTTTCGCAAGGTCATAGAAACTGACCGGCGATCCGGTTCCCACATTAAAGACCTTTCCGTAGGCAGCATCCGTCATCGCCGTCATCAACATACATTCCACAAGGTCATCAACATAGAGAAAATCCCTGAGGATACGTCCATCACCGAAGACAGGGATGGCTTCGTTGTCCATCGCCTTACGTATAAACCAGTTGAAGACGCCGTATTCATCATGCATCATCTGATGCCGGGGTCCGTAGGTATTTGTAATCCTCAGGCAGGCGCCCCTGATCTTATAGACATCGTCGTAAACGAGAACCATCTTTTCGGCCGTGAGGTTGGTAACGGCATAGATCCCCTTCGGGTTTGTCGGGTGGTCTTCATCGACGGGGAGCTTGACGCTCGATCCATATTCCCCGCGGGTACCCGCGAAGATGACCCTCGTACCGATGTTATGCCGGCGAAGGGCCTCGAGCAGAACGAGCGTACCCTTGCAGTTGATATCGAGGTCCTGTATCGGGTTGCGCATACTGTCAACGTGGTTTACCTGTCCGGCAAGGTGAAAAACGTAATCCTTCCCCTTCACAAGGTGGTTCATTGAGAGTTCATTTCTCACATCGGAAAAATTCACCTTTACCTTATCTGCGATATCCTTAACATTGAAGAGGCTCCCGCCCTGTCTCGGAAGCATGTTGTCAATGATCGTTACGCGGGCGCCGAGCCTGACAAGCGCTATAGCGAGATTGCTGCCGATAAACCCCAGCCCTCCCGTGATGAGCACTTCCTTATTTCTGAATTTCTTCATTCCTCCCATATCTTCTCTCCATTTCCCATAGTTTCGCATGTTTCATAAAGACATAGTACATCGTCGAAGCACAGATGATGACTCCCGGTATGCCGTCAAGAAAACCCATCTTGAAGATATAGTCCCGGAAAAAACGGTAAACCGGTCTTGTGAGCATATTAAAAAGGTGAAAATGGCGGTTTGATTTATAGAGGTCGTCTGCGAATGCCCCTGAATAGCGGTCTATTGTCCTGATCTGATGCGCCGTGTCCGCGTATGGTATATGCATGTAATGGCTTTTCAGCCTCCCTATCTTCCCTTCAACATGGACCTTCGCGTGGATACCGCCCTGCCAGCTGCCCCTGTCCTTTTTATACAGTCGTATCTCGTAATCGGGATACCAGCCGCCATGCCTGATCTCCCTGCCGAGATAGATGTTTCTCCTGTAAGCGATAAAACCATTGTATGGGGTATCGTCGGCAACAATGCCGGCTACCTCTGTTTTAAATTCCTCCGTAAGCCATTCGTCAGCATCGATAAAGAGCACCCAGATGTTACTGCACAGGTTTTGGGCTGACTGGTATTTCTCTCGCTGGTCTGTTGTGTCGAACTGATAAAGCTTATCGGTATATCTCTGGATCGTCTCGATTGCCCCGTCAGTGCTGTGGGAATCAACGACAATAACCTCGTCGGCCCAGCCGGAGACACTCTTCAATGCCCCCTCGATCGTTGTATTGTTGTTGAAGGTGATCATGTAGACGGANNNNNNNNNNNNNNNNNNNNNNNNNNNNNNNNNNNNNNNNNNNNNNNNNNNNNNNNNNNNNNNNNNNNNNNNNNNNNNNNNNNNNNNNNNNNNNNNNNNNGGATCGTCTCGATTGCCCCGTCAGTGCTGTGGGAATCAACGACAATAACCTCGTCGGCCCAGCCGGAGACACTCTTCAATGCCCCCTCGATCGTTGTATTGTTGTTGAAGGTGATCATGTAGACGGAGAGGGGCAGCGGAGAGCGAAGAGCGGAGAGCGGAGAGTTGCTGTCTTTCATGGCTGTCATAAGGAATATTTGTTACATTACACCAAAAAGTGCTTGAAATCAAACAGAGAATGAAGAAAAACAAGGCTATAACGGGGAGAATCGGATTGAGTATGGGGAGAATCAGGATTAGCTTAACCTTAGCCTTAACCTTAGCCTGCTTTTCTATTGACACTACATCATTGTTATTTCCTTAAGACCGTCTTATATTTAAATATCATTTCGTACGATTGGAGGCAATATGCCTGAAAAGATTGAACTCCCTATTACCGGTATGAGTTGCGCGGCATGCGCTGCGCGTATCGAAAAGGAATTGAACAAACTCGACGACATCGGGGAGGCCCATGTCAATTTCCCCTTGAAAAAGGCTGTTATCATCCCCAAAAGAGAGCTTGAGATGAAAGAGGTTATCTCTATTATCCGGGATATAGGCTACGACGTTGATATTGAAGGGGATGTGACGATCAGGGCCCAGAAAGAAGAGGCAGTGCTGAAAAGGGATTTTATATGGTCGGTCTCGTTCAGCGCCGTTATCATGGTCTTTTCCATGTGGGTGGTCCTGCCATACAACAATTTTGTACTCCTCCTTCTCGCCATGCCTGTTCAGTTTTACTTCGGCTTGAGGTTCCATAAATCGACCCTTTTAAATCTCAAGCATTTCACTGCCGATATGAATACCCTCATATCCGTTGGTACATCGGCCGCGTTTTTCTACAGCGCCTTCGTGACATTTTTTCCTCACGTTATTGCTGCGGCAGGTGTAATGCCCATGACGTACTTCGATTCGAGCGCCACGATCATCACGCTTATACTTCTTGGAAGATATTTTGAATCAAAGGCAAAGACAAGGACCTATACGGCGATCAAGATGCTCTATGAGCTCTCACCAAAAGAGTGCGTTGTCCTGAAAGACAATAAAGAGACCCGTGTGCCGACAGATTCCCTCGAGGTCGGCGACAGGGTGCTCGTCCGGCCGGGAGAGAAGATACCGATCGATGGGGAAGTGGCGGAAGGGAAGACCTATGTTGACGAATCGATGATAACCGGTGAAAGCATGCCCGTCTCCAAAACTATTGGTGATGAGGTTATCGGCGGGACGATAAACGGGAAGGGCTCTATTACGGTTAAAACAATACGGATCGGGAAAGATACGGTCCTTGCGAAGGTCATCCGTCTTGTGGAAGAGGCTCAGTTCACGAAAGCGCCGGTCCAGCGACTCGCCGACAAGGTTGCGGGTGTATTTGTGCCGATTGTTATACTTATAAGCATCGCTGCATTTGTTGTGTGGTTTATCGCCGGTCCTGACCCGAAGATCACAAACGCCCTCCTCTCTTTTGTGAGCGTCCTTATCATCGCCTGTCCCTGTGCCCTCGGACTTGCTACGCCAACCGCCATCATGGTATCCACCGGCGTGGGGGCCAAAAGAGGGATCCTGATAAAAAATGCAGAGTCCCTCGAATTGACAAATAAGGTTCAGCATGTACTGTTCGACAAAACAGGAACGCTCACCGAGGGCGTGATCGTTCTTTCTGAGATAATCCCTCTTAACCATTTTGCCGGGAAGGACATTTTGTACATCGCCTTTAACCTGGAAAAACAGTCTGAACATCCGTTCTCTGAGGCGTTGAGGAAGAAGGCTGAAGAACTGAAGATCGAAGCAGTGAAGGTTGATGATTTTGAAGCAATCGTCGGGAAGGGCATCAGGGGAAAGGTCGACGGCAGGGAATATTTCATCGGTAATGTGGCTCTCTATGAGGATACGGGGAAGACACTCGACCAAGCAATACGGGAGAGCTATCACGAAAAAGAGAGGCAAGGAACATCCCCGGTACTCGTATGGGGCAAAGAGAACCTTATGGGGATCCTCACTTTCAGCGACAGGGTAAGGGATGAGGCCCGGGGGGTGGTAAAGGACCTGAAAGACATGGGTATAACATCAGCGATGATTACCGGCGATAGTATGGAAGGGGCAAAAACGATCAGCGAGAAGGTCGGCATCGACACATATTTCTATCGTATCCTCCCGGACAAAAAGGCTGAGATAGTGGAAGATTTTAAAAAGAAGGGCATCACGGTGATGGTGGGAGACGGGATTAACGACGCACCGTCCCTTGCGACGGCCCATGTTGGTGTTGCGATGGGAAAAGGAACTGATATTGCCATTGAATCTGCGGATATTGTACTTATGAAAGGTCAGCTTTCCCGGCTCGTCACCCTCATCAAACTGTCAAAAAAGACCCTCTGGATCATCAAGGAGAATCTTTTCTGGGCATTTATTTACAATATTATCGGCATCCCCATAGCGTTCGGCGCATTGTATCCCTTTTTTGGCATACGGCTGGAGCCGATGTTCGGCGCTATGGCAATGGTCATAAGCTCCATCTCGGTCGTGAGCAATTCATTGCGGCTGAAGCTGTTCAGGGAATAAAGGGACGAGCATCGGCGCCTGGCTCTTCCCCGCAAACACGCTCATACGCTCCAGCGGCTTACATTCGCTCGCGTTCGGCTTCGGAACTTTTGCATATTCATGCAAAAGACCGAGCTTCCTCGCCTCACGACGGTTTGCTAAAGGAAAGCCCGACACCGATGCTCTAAGGCGAAGCGTCTATGTTTAAAACTTTTCACTTTTCACCTTTCACAGTATCAATTGGAGGGGGCGACCGAGTACCCGCCTGCGGGTGTACCGGTAATAGCAGGCAACGAAGTTATATGAAGGAAGACAAATTGGTCTGAAAAAAAACGGGTTGGCTAATTTGGCCAACCCGCTTGATTGTCAAGATAATGGCTGGGAGACAAGGATTTGAACCTTGATTCACGGAGTCAGAGTCCGTTGTCCTGCCGTTGAACGATCTCCCAGTAGAAGACTGTTTATCGGGGACGTTATTCCGTTGTTTCTGTTCCTGTTTCTTTTTTCGGCGCCTTCTTTCTCGGTTTTTTTTCTTTTGTTTCTGTCTTTTCGGTTTTCTCTTTTGCTGCCTTTTCTTTCTTGATAGGTTTTTCTTTCTTTTCTGCTTTTGGTTTGGCTTTCGTTGCCTTTTCCTTTTTCTTCTCTTCCTTTTCCTTTTTCTCTTCTTTCTCTTTTTTCTGGGTAAGTTCTATGATAGCCATCGGGGCGTTGTCGCCTTTTCTGCTGCCGATCTTAAGGACCCGTGTGTACCCTCCGCTGGTCGCTGTATACCGTTCGCCTATGTCGGTAAAAAGCTTCCGTACGATCTCCTTGTCCCTTAAGATTGCGAAGGCAAGCCTCATGGAGTGCATATCTTTCCTTTTCGCCAGGGTAATGAGTTTGTCGGCAACCCTCTTCAGCTCCATGGCCTTCGGGTTCGTGGTCTTTATACTCTCATGATCGAAAAGGGCATTCGCCAGGTTCTGAAACAGCGCCCTTCTGTGACTTTTCTTTTTGTTCAATGTTTTGACTCGCTTCATGTGCCTCATGGTAAACCTCTATATGTGATCTTTTTTCTTGAGAAGCATCTTGTCTAAGTCTTCCCTCGGGGGAAAGCTGTCCAGTTTCAAACCGAGACGCAACCCCATGCAGGAGAGGATCTCCTTTATCTCGTTCAAAGACTTCCTGCCGAAATTTTTCGTCATCAGGATCTCCTGCTCTGTCTTCTGAACAAGCTCTCCGATGTACTTGATATCAGCGTTTTTCAGGCAATTCGCGCTTCTTACGGACAATTCAAGCTCATCAACGCTTCTGAAGAGGTTTTCATTGAAGTCGTGTTTGTCGGCGATCTTGTCCTCAACGATATCAGCCTCTTCGATCTCTTCAAAGTTGATAAAGATCTTCATCTGCTCCCTGATGATCTTAGCTCCAAAAGAAAGTGCGTCCAGAGGATCAACGCTGCCATCCGTCCAGATCTCCATGGTCAGCTTATCGTAGTCCGTTCTTCTGCCGACCCTTGCCTGGGTTACATTATAGCTTACCTTCCTGATGGGAGAAAAGATAGCGTCGATAGGTATGGTACCGATAGGATCGTTCTCATCGATATTCATCTCTGACGGCAGATACCCCCTCCCAAGTTGTGCCTTCATCTCCATGTACAGGTGTGCGTCGTCGCTTAAGTGGGCGATATGAAGGTCGGGATTGACAACGTCGACACCGCCATCATGGGTGATGTCACCCGCCTTGACCTCTTTTTTGTCTTTCACGTCTATCTTTAAAACCTTTTGCTTATCATCAGTAACCTTCAAAACAACCTTTTTCAGGTTCAGAATGATCTCAGTTACATCTTCCTTAACCCCTCTGATCGTAGAAAATTCATGTTCTACACCGTTGATCCAGACGGAAGTAATAGCGCCGCCCATAATAGAAGAAAGAAGAACCCTTCTTATGGAGTTCCCTATTGTTATCCCATATCCCCGCTCAAAAGGTTCCGTGGAAAACTTCACATAGTCATGCTCTTTCTTCTCTATCTCGATCTTTGTCGGTCTTATAAGTTCCTGCCAGTTTTTTTCAAACATAGGTATCTACCCTCCTTGGGGCAAAGCTATCTTGAATAGTATTCTACGATGAGCTGTTCTTTAATGGGCATCGTGATGTCGTCGCGTGTAGGCAGAAGCTTGATCGTACCTTTCATGTTATCTTTATCCAGCTCGATCCACGACGGGATCCCTCTTCTCACCACTGATTCAAGAGCATTTTTGACGCTTGGCAAGTCTTTGTGTTTTACCGAAACCTCATCGCCCGGCTTTACAAGGAACGACGGCGTACTAACCTTTTTCCCGTTGACCAAAATGTGGCTGTGTGATACCAGCTGCCTTGCCTCTTTCCGGGACGTTGCAAATCCAAATCTGAAGACCATGTTATCAATCCTTCTCTCGAGCAAGACAAGGAAATTTGTTCCCGTGATACCTTGCTTGCGCTCCGCCATTTCGAAAAATCTTTTAAATTGTTTTTCGCTGAGTCCATAAGTCCTTCTCAGACGCTGCTTTTCCCTTAACCTCAACCCATATTCAAGAAATTTACCCCTCGTTTCAACATGCACACCGGGCGGGTAGTTTCTCTTCTCAATCGCACATTTCTCGGTATAACACCTCTCCCCCTTGAGAAAAAGTTTAATCCCTTCACGTCTGCATAATCTGCATGATGGTCCTACATATCTTGACAAAGCTTGCCTCCTTACACTCTTCTTCTTTTAGGTGGCCTGCACCCGTTATGTGGTATCGGCGTTATATCTCTGATGAGATGGATCTTAAGCCCCGCGCTCTGAAGAGCCCTGAGCGCCGCCTCTCTTCCTGCCCCGGGTCCTTTGATATATACATCGACGGTCTTCATGCCGTTCTCGATTGCTTTCTTCGCCGCGTTCTCTGCTGCAAGCTGGGCTGCAAAAGGCGTGCTCTTCCGCGAACCCTTGAAGCCGACAACGCCGCCACTCGACCATGCGACAACATGTCCCTGGGGGTCGGTAATTGTAATGATAGTATTATTAAAACTCGACTGGATGTAAACACCGCCGACGGGAATGTTCTTTTTTACCTTCTTCTTACCGGTTTTTTTCGTTTTTGCCATCTATACACCTCATTATTTTCGTTTCATCGAGGTCTTCCGCGGACCCTTCCGTGTCCTGGAATTGGTCCGTGTCCTCTGTCCCCTTACCG includes:
- the rpsK gene encoding 30S ribosomal protein S11; this encodes MAKTKKTGKKKVKKNIPVGGVYIQSSFNNTIITITDPQGHVVAWSSGGVVGFKGSRKSTPFAAQLAAENAAKKAIENGMKTVDVYIKGPGAGREAALRALQSAGLKIHLIRDITPIPHNGCRPPKRRRV
- the rpsD gene encoding 30S ribosomal protein S4, which gives rise to MSRYVGPSCRLCRREGIKLFLKGERCYTEKCAIEKRNYPPGVHVETRGKFLEYGLRLREKQRLRRTYGLSEKQFKRFFEMAERKQGITGTNFLVLLERRIDNMVFRFGFATSRKEARQLVSHSHILVNGKKVSTPSFLVKPGDEVSVKHKDLPSVKNALESVVRRGIPSWIELDKDNMKGTIKLLPTRDDITMPIKEQLIVEYYSR